Proteins from one Malaya genurostris strain Urasoe2022 chromosome 2, Malgen_1.1, whole genome shotgun sequence genomic window:
- the LOC131431753 gene encoding circadian clock-controlled protein daywake-like, translated as MTRLIFAGLLLLVLNLGFSYAYLEPVLSVCKAKDPNLDKCIVEIIERIRPSIASGNYGSEIQHPRIESMILEQIRIERGPSFSANFSDLMINGSSKFIIKKLKTDLSQKQINVSVILPVLDVLGKYALNMNILVLRIIGKGDINVQLNDTKAILRLQYFTEQVDGKDLVRFRPIDLKLKFDKASFYLQNLFNGDPMLEKVGNDAINENPHVLLDEVKSSFEEGLSEKFTGIANSLVKDSELKEIFPE; from the exons AACCTGTCCTGTCGGTATGCAAGGCGAAAGATCCAAACCTTGACAAATGCATCGTCGAAATAATCGAACGCATCCGACCCAGTATCGCCTCGGGAAACTACGGTTCCGAGATACAGCATCCCAGGATTGAATCGATGATACTCGAGCAGATCCGCATCGAACGGGGCCCATCGTTCTCGGCTAACTTTTCCGATCTTATGATCAACGGGTCTTCCAAATTCATCATCAAAAAGCTGAA GACTGACCTGTCGCAGAAACAGATCAATGTCAGTGTGATTCTGCCGGTTCTGGATGTGCTAGGAAAGTACGCCCTAAATATGAACATTCTGGTCCTGCGCATCATCGGAAAGGGCGACATCAACGTTCAGCTCA ATGACACCAAAGCCATCCTGCGCCTGCAGTACTTCACCGAACAGGTCGACGGGAAGGATCTCGTTCGCTTCCGGCCGATTGATTTGAAGCTTAAATTCGACAAGGCCTCGTTCTACCTGCAGAATCTGTTCAACGGTGATCCGATGCTGGAGAAGGTCGGCAACGATGCCATCAACGAGAATCCGCACGTCCTGCTGGATGAGGTGAAATCGTCCTTCGAGGAGGGCCTCTCGGAGAAGTTCACCGGCATCGCCAACAGTCTGGTGAAGGATTCCGAGCTGAAGGAAATCTTCCCGGAGTAG